A single region of the Candidatus Protochlamydia amoebophila UWE25 genome encodes:
- a CDS encoding GTPase, whose amino-acid sequence MITLNSSYTAIADIVRNDNIGGILKKAEATVVGGKVQLYLGDSMISYLPAIDAIFQQAGVNSEPAKKLLIVFRKYKLGVINASKLQRKIEILAIPYTKEISEIIQSRTSHPKPFSERLDEILASNDFQNTYGLQLTASQIHSKIAKICAKYKTISLSALRAQKLGNIGEKQEDINAKVDELFEAGLAASAGANGQNVVVFVGNTGVGKSTTINFLLKRELKSIPKEVLGIESVIENVIIAKDPATSIGHKRISKTSYPLVVQDPDNQLAYCDCPGFRDTRGKSVEIYNALSIIGVLDKAKSVRGFLFFIDCFALKASRGQAIIDDMRFLFLLLQDFKIHQRAVLFVITKTMRADKLHDIKKVLQDSVEEILQDGNQSIEFRIFCGEIAEANFLDNAGLGQRVFICDPCGPNAKGNREEILRTINAFSYDTNIHKKFGYPISEKVESKLDMSRNSIIFQVQKTLTVLKNKLGLYWDEQTEKIKTEIDKVLVEKTRAYLDEIKQWQKDLKQELSHFASGNYVKVSKELTDTLTQSLVYWDKLNQISTQKTNMENLDDHFEGIVKELQSIQSNIEILWHKRMHEVIKKTFEQSLQTYQVQNKLDDMRKSLPPKKLADLTVKELRDLLQTLADAAKVALEYPNFIEAILIKDPNKCKDLIEIIRVNLMEPIHVVSNQQVLNITANAQAVTLSEILKNTHDLLNSTREIWITQIATLYFNSELTADHFKGKVIYIAADQIEVVQDSLIDLAVTWRRGGVITLKGHLKGEEKFENAQFKLVPKDQVSDTVRLIKCQWPLS is encoded by the coding sequence ATGATAACGTTAAACTCTTCGTATACTGCAATTGCAGATATTGTTCGAAATGACAATATTGGTGGAATTTTGAAGAAAGCGGAGGCAACAGTAGTCGGGGGAAAGGTTCAATTGTACTTGGGAGATAGTATGATCAGTTATCTCCCTGCTATTGACGCTATTTTCCAACAAGCTGGAGTCAATTCGGAACCAGCGAAAAAGCTTCTAATCGTATTTAGGAAGTATAAATTAGGAGTCATTAATGCTTCAAAGTTGCAGAGAAAGATCGAGATTCTTGCTATCCCTTATACAAAAGAGATTAGTGAAATTATTCAGAGTAGAACGAGTCATCCTAAGCCTTTCTCAGAAAGGTTGGATGAAATCTTAGCCAGTAATGATTTTCAAAACACCTATGGCCTGCAGCTTACTGCTTCTCAGATCCACTCCAAAATTGCCAAAATTTGCGCTAAATATAAAACTATTTCTTTGTCTGCGCTTAGGGCACAGAAGCTGGGAAATATAGGGGAAAAACAAGAGGATATCAACGCCAAAGTAGATGAGCTTTTTGAAGCAGGGTTGGCCGCGAGTGCAGGAGCAAATGGACAAAACGTTGTTGTTTTTGTAGGAAATACAGGTGTAGGAAAAAGCACAACAATCAATTTTTTATTGAAGCGAGAATTAAAATCTATACCAAAAGAAGTTTTAGGTATTGAAAGCGTGATTGAAAATGTGATTATTGCTAAAGATCCTGCTACCTCTATCGGTCATAAGCGCATTTCAAAGACGAGTTATCCTCTGGTAGTGCAAGATCCAGACAATCAATTGGCTTATTGTGATTGCCCAGGTTTTCGTGATACACGCGGAAAATCGGTAGAAATTTATAATGCGTTATCCATTATTGGTGTCCTCGATAAGGCTAAATCCGTTCGAGGTTTTTTGTTTTTTATCGATTGTTTTGCTTTGAAAGCTTCGAGAGGACAAGCAATCATTGACGACATGCGATTCCTTTTTCTCCTCCTACAAGATTTTAAGATCCACCAAAGAGCAGTACTATTTGTGATTACAAAAACAATGCGAGCCGATAAGTTACATGATATCAAAAAAGTATTACAGGATAGTGTAGAAGAGATCTTGCAAGATGGAAATCAATCAATTGAGTTTAGGATTTTTTGCGGCGAAATTGCTGAAGCTAATTTTTTAGATAATGCAGGATTAGGTCAAAGAGTGTTTATCTGCGATCCATGTGGACCAAATGCAAAAGGAAATCGCGAAGAAATACTAAGAACTATCAATGCATTTTCCTACGACACAAATATCCATAAAAAATTTGGTTATCCTATTTCAGAAAAAGTTGAATCTAAATTAGATATGAGCCGGAATTCGATCATCTTTCAAGTACAGAAAACGTTGACAGTTTTAAAAAATAAACTAGGGCTGTACTGGGACGAACAAACAGAAAAAATAAAAACTGAAATTGATAAGGTTTTAGTTGAAAAGACTAGAGCCTATTTGGATGAAATCAAACAATGGCAAAAGGATTTGAAACAGGAATTGTCTCATTTTGCTTCTGGAAATTACGTAAAAGTTTCTAAAGAACTGACCGATACCTTAACTCAAAGCCTTGTTTATTGGGATAAGTTGAATCAAATTAGTACACAGAAAACTAACATGGAAAATCTGGACGATCATTTTGAAGGTATTGTCAAAGAACTCCAGTCCATTCAAAGTAATATTGAAATTCTTTGGCACAAAAGGATGCATGAAGTAATTAAAAAAACTTTTGAGCAATCGCTTCAAACTTATCAAGTTCAAAACAAATTAGATGACATGCGTAAATCCTTACCACCCAAAAAATTAGCTGATTTGACTGTAAAGGAGCTACGCGACCTTTTGCAAACCCTTGCTGATGCTGCTAAGGTTGCTCTCGAGTATCCTAATTTTATTGAAGCAATCCTCATTAAGGATCCAAACAAGTGCAAGGATTTAATTGAAATCATTCGGGTGAATCTTATGGAACCTATTCATGTGGTAAGTAATCAACAGGTGCTCAACATTACAGCCAATGCTCAAGCTGTAACTTTGTCTGAGATTTTAAAAAACACACATGATTTACTAAATTCTACCCGAGAAATTTGGATTACTCAAATTGCAACACTTTATTTTAATAGTGAGCTGACCGCGGATCATTTTAAAGGAAAAGTGATTTATATTGCTGCTGACCAGATTGAAGTGGTTCAAGATAGCCTTATTGATTTAGCTGTTACATGGCGTCGTGGAGGCGTCATTACTTTAAAAGGACATTTGAAAGGGGAAGAAAAATTTGAAAACGCGCAATTCAAATTGGTTCCAAAAGATCAAGTGAGCGATACTGTCCGCCTCATCAAATGCCAGTGGCCTCTTTCCTAA
- the alaS gene encoding alanine--tRNA ligase translates to MLTQSIRRQFLEYFKKHQHQIVSSSSVLPHDDPTLLFNNAGMNQFKDVFLGKSYRDYNRAATSQKCIRVGGKHNDLENVGHTSRHLTFFEMLGNFSFGDYFKTQAIRFAWEVSTQVFGFEPERIWPTVFREDDETFELWTQYVPAERITRFGEKDNFWAMGDTGPCGPCSELLYDRGSDYGNATKPSEDSSGERFLEFWNLVFMQFNRQTSGVQNPLPKPSIDTGAGLERVINLKMGVNSVFETDILRSIIAQIELLSGIAYHPQDQQSAAFRVIADHLRCLSFAIADGVQPSNVDRGYVLRKVLRRAVRYGRTLKLEKPFLAEVLPQLVSTMGSDYPELVKGQDRIAEILTIEEEAFIRTLKRGGNILNQVIEKSRASHQIISGDDAFKLKDTYGLPIEEILLIAKDSGLKVDEPRYQQLEEEAKQRSRHVHKTVHQIAGENIFADFVKVRGETKFAGFTQNSLKSSVVGLFVNGEFVEEMQSGQEGLVFLSETPFYAEMGGQVGDTGTLENSNSKFSVEDCVVPYKGLIAHKGKLNTGSLKNGEMITASIDKKRRQKIANNHTATHLLHWALHQILGEHIKQAGSVVDPQRLRFDFSHHKALSLEESRQIEDLVNQKIRENLPVKCYEIKYEEAQKKEDIKQFFGEKYGSTVRVIDIDYSKELCGGTHTSALGNIGLFRILKESGIAAGIRRIEAVTGAEAELLQRQDEDLLRTLAQQLKVPIHQVLEKLEKLQEENKQFIAELKEIKKKELNVLINGFIKKIEQLGNTSVLILETALSVEELRLCVDLISDQIPSAVIILGAAFPDKCQILVKISDDLVKQGINANEIIKILMPIVEGSGGGKQHTAQGGGKKPAMLGEAFKQIRIYLKEKMNVK, encoded by the coding sequence ATGTTAACACAATCTATCAGACGTCAATTCTTAGAATATTTTAAAAAACATCAACATCAAATCGTTTCTTCCTCTTCAGTTCTTCCTCACGACGACCCAACTCTTCTATTCAACAATGCAGGAATGAATCAATTCAAGGACGTTTTTTTAGGGAAGAGTTACCGCGATTATAACCGTGCAGCCACAAGCCAAAAATGTATTCGAGTGGGAGGAAAACATAACGATTTAGAAAATGTTGGTCACACGAGCAGGCACTTAACATTTTTTGAAATGTTAGGAAATTTTTCATTTGGAGATTATTTTAAAACTCAAGCCATCCGATTTGCCTGGGAAGTTTCTACGCAGGTCTTTGGATTCGAACCCGAACGAATTTGGCCAACAGTTTTCCGAGAAGATGATGAAACATTTGAGCTTTGGACTCAATATGTTCCAGCTGAACGCATTACTCGTTTCGGAGAAAAAGATAATTTTTGGGCAATGGGAGATACAGGCCCTTGTGGGCCCTGTTCGGAACTCTTATACGATCGAGGATCTGATTACGGAAATGCCACAAAACCATCCGAAGATTCTTCTGGAGAACGATTCTTAGAATTTTGGAATCTGGTTTTTATGCAATTTAATCGACAAACTTCGGGTGTTCAAAATCCTTTACCTAAACCATCCATTGACACTGGTGCGGGACTCGAGCGAGTGATCAACTTAAAAATGGGAGTTAATAGCGTTTTTGAAACGGATATTTTAAGAAGTATTATTGCTCAAATTGAATTACTTTCAGGAATTGCTTATCATCCACAAGATCAACAGTCTGCCGCTTTTCGAGTCATCGCTGATCATTTGCGTTGCCTCTCTTTTGCTATTGCCGATGGTGTTCAACCTAGCAATGTTGATCGAGGTTACGTACTAAGAAAAGTTCTTCGAAGAGCTGTTCGGTATGGACGAACATTAAAGCTTGAAAAACCATTTTTAGCCGAAGTTCTTCCTCAATTAGTTTCTACTATGGGTAGCGATTATCCAGAACTTGTTAAAGGGCAAGATCGTATTGCTGAAATTTTGACAATCGAAGAAGAAGCATTTATTCGCACTCTCAAGCGAGGTGGAAATATTCTTAATCAAGTGATTGAGAAATCACGGGCAAGTCATCAAATAATTTCTGGTGATGATGCGTTTAAACTCAAAGATACTTATGGGCTTCCAATCGAAGAAATTCTCTTAATCGCTAAAGACTCAGGATTAAAAGTCGACGAACCACGCTATCAACAATTAGAAGAAGAAGCAAAGCAAAGATCTCGTCATGTTCATAAGACTGTTCATCAAATTGCGGGAGAAAATATTTTCGCAGATTTTGTCAAAGTTCGAGGTGAAACTAAATTTGCTGGATTTACACAAAATTCTTTAAAAAGTTCAGTCGTAGGGCTTTTTGTCAATGGAGAATTCGTCGAAGAAATGCAATCTGGGCAAGAAGGACTCGTCTTCTTAAGCGAAACCCCTTTTTATGCCGAAATGGGTGGACAGGTCGGCGATACTGGAACATTAGAAAATTCGAATTCCAAGTTCAGCGTAGAGGATTGTGTGGTACCTTATAAAGGTTTGATCGCACACAAAGGAAAATTGAATACAGGTTCTCTCAAAAATGGTGAGATGATTACAGCCTCGATTGATAAAAAACGGCGACAAAAAATTGCCAACAATCATACGGCAACTCATTTACTGCATTGGGCATTACATCAAATACTTGGAGAACATATCAAACAAGCAGGCTCAGTTGTCGATCCTCAACGCCTTCGCTTTGACTTTAGCCATCATAAAGCTCTTTCTTTAGAAGAAAGCCGACAAATTGAAGACTTGGTCAATCAAAAAATTAGAGAAAACCTGCCTGTCAAATGTTATGAAATCAAGTATGAAGAAGCGCAAAAAAAAGAAGATATTAAACAATTTTTTGGTGAAAAATATGGTTCAACTGTTCGAGTGATTGACATTGACTATTCAAAAGAACTCTGTGGAGGCACTCATACGTCAGCTCTTGGAAATATTGGACTTTTTAGAATTTTGAAAGAAAGTGGCATTGCAGCAGGAATTCGAAGAATTGAAGCAGTCACGGGCGCAGAAGCAGAACTTTTACAGCGACAGGATGAAGATTTACTTCGCACATTGGCTCAACAATTAAAAGTCCCTATTCACCAGGTATTAGAGAAATTAGAAAAACTTCAAGAAGAAAATAAGCAATTTATCGCTGAGCTTAAAGAAATCAAAAAGAAAGAACTTAACGTTTTAATCAACGGTTTTATAAAAAAAATTGAACAATTAGGAAACACTTCTGTTTTAATTTTAGAAACCGCACTTTCTGTCGAAGAATTGCGACTTTGTGTAGATTTAATCAGTGATCAAATCCCTTCTGCAGTAATTATTTTAGGGGCAGCTTTTCCTGATAAATGCCAAATTTTAGTAAAGATCAGCGATGACCTTGTTAAGCAAGGTATTAATGCCAACGAAATTATTAAAATTTTAATGCCTATTGTAGAAGGAAGTGGGGGTGGAAAACAACATACCGCACAAGGCGGCGGTAAAAAACCAGCTATGTTAGGAGAAGCCTTTAAGCAAATACGAATTTACTTAAAAGAAAAAATGAATGTGAAATAA
- a CDS encoding SIMPL domain-containing protein encodes MKQKMSLLFLILYFFSPQAYGEEFNSSNLPQLTVKGEATIFKPADQLEMSVSVVTQDPESKKAVQANNEKMRKVVGQLTDLGLNVQDYQTGHFTIQPIYHYIDSIEKKEASTITHYEVTNTIHIKTSKLSLIEKIIGIVVEAGANQLSQINFNLNNPQAYRQEVIQLATQNAFEDANALAKAANVRLVRVLSLDLDPNQQNYSTPRMLMATKQSSENTYGVPIEIGQVEMRANVHVIFEINQE; translated from the coding sequence ATGAAGCAGAAAATGAGTTTGCTATTCTTAATCTTGTATTTTTTTTCCCCTCAAGCTTATGGGGAAGAATTTAATAGCTCTAATTTGCCACAATTAACGGTAAAAGGGGAAGCAACTATTTTTAAACCTGCTGACCAATTGGAAATGAGTGTTTCTGTCGTCACACAAGACCCCGAATCTAAAAAAGCAGTTCAAGCTAATAATGAAAAAATGCGTAAAGTAGTTGGGCAGCTCACTGATTTAGGTTTAAATGTTCAAGATTACCAAACAGGGCATTTTACGATTCAACCTATTTATCACTATATTGATTCAATAGAAAAAAAAGAAGCCTCTACAATTACTCATTATGAAGTTACGAATACGATTCATATAAAAACAAGTAAGCTCAGTTTGATCGAGAAAATTATTGGGATTGTTGTCGAGGCTGGAGCCAATCAATTAAGTCAAATCAATTTCAATTTGAATAATCCTCAAGCTTATCGTCAGGAAGTCATTCAACTGGCAACCCAAAACGCATTTGAAGATGCAAATGCTTTAGCTAAAGCTGCAAATGTCCGTCTTGTTCGTGTTTTGTCTCTAGATTTAGACCCTAATCAACAGAATTATTCAACACCAAGAATGTTGATGGCAACTAAACAAAGCTCTGAAAATACTTATGGGGTTCCTATTGAAATTGGTCAAGTTGAAATGCGAGCAAATGTTCATGTGATATTTGAAATCAATCAAGAATAA
- the mfd gene encoding transcription-repair coupling factor: protein MLKSERILALQKALQHTKDILLIEELWNAPKALIAALAQQVTGKHVLILTGSSQEEARLFHDLSFFTNCPTVDFPSWETLPSENVPPSPDIVGERYQLLKKINSSSEPHIILTSLQACLQKLIAPSAFQKLYLTLKANESFFFDDLIQKLNLMGYQRKFIASDKGEFAVRGGIIDVFPVSSPDPYRLEFWGDDLESIRIYDPIGQISVRAVEQIDIAPGLELELLNQSNEQASFLDYLGPETLIIFDDLLALEDRYASLISLGANNKFFSSIEEFLHLLTPYQKMFWSQKPIEELSEVKHLDSKQSGYYSQTTIFHKLKFQMFNRDWTVKRWRHPFNTITNYFISQEEQGDFNGDEILYRLPSLSHETFRLDLLCASELEENNLRQKLLSNNIHLPKQTTYQIGYLSSGLVIQDEEWMILPLTELTHRYKIRRQKLRSTYHTSPAETYDLTPGEVIVHLNNGIGRYLGIEKRANHLGILSEFFTIEYADQAKLYVPFNQAHLITKYLGSNEVIPKLHTIGSSKWKKTKEHTERAILGYASDLLKSYAEREIKEGFAYPIDSADLQSFEGEFPFSETEDQLAAISSIKQDMMSKKAMDRLICGDVGYGKTEVAMRAAFKAVTDGAKQVAVLVPTTVLAMQHFDNFLDRMANFPINIGILSRFRTQKQIQETLEGIANGFIDIVIGTHRIIGEDVKFKDLGLVIIDEEQRFGVKAKEHLKKIKIGVDCLTLSATPIPRTLYMSLIGARDMSVINTPPQDRLPTKTIITEPSDQIIQNALLRELSRDGQAFVIHNRVESIYSVSNRIKSLLPQARVLVAHGQMHADEIDATFHAFKSGQADILVATTIVENGVDIPNANTILIDRADHFGLAALYQLRGRVGRWNRRAYAYFLVPNLRVMPELTRKRLQALSEASGYGSGMKVAMRDLEIRGAGDILGLEQSGHVSSIGFHLYCKMLKRTIQTLQGKLPSIVTETKIELAIDARLPEDYVNEVSLRMEVYQRLGEAFSLEEVDSIWSEIRDRFGPPPEPAQWLYHLTRIRVHASRFGFTLIKQEKLSLTMEKGKKGKDLIIRKILMPKFKSPQELEAKIIAELNQKF from the coding sequence ATGTTAAAAAGTGAGCGAATTCTTGCTCTTCAAAAAGCTTTACAGCATACCAAAGATATCCTCTTGATTGAAGAGTTATGGAATGCTCCCAAAGCCTTAATTGCAGCTCTTGCTCAACAAGTCACCGGTAAACACGTTTTAATCTTAACAGGCTCCAGTCAAGAGGAAGCTCGTCTTTTTCATGATTTAAGCTTTTTTACAAACTGCCCAACTGTCGACTTTCCTTCTTGGGAAACACTCCCTTCAGAAAATGTTCCTCCTAGCCCAGATATTGTTGGCGAGCGATATCAGCTCTTAAAGAAAATCAATTCGTCAAGCGAGCCTCATATCATTTTGACTAGCTTACAAGCTTGTTTGCAAAAGCTAATTGCTCCTTCTGCTTTTCAAAAGCTCTATCTCACACTTAAGGCAAATGAGAGCTTTTTTTTTGATGATCTTATCCAAAAACTTAATTTGATGGGATATCAACGAAAATTTATCGCTTCTGATAAAGGAGAGTTTGCAGTACGTGGTGGAATTATCGATGTATTTCCTGTTTCCTCTCCCGATCCTTACCGCTTGGAATTCTGGGGAGATGACTTAGAATCTATTCGTATTTATGATCCAATTGGGCAAATATCCGTCAGAGCAGTCGAGCAAATTGATATTGCACCCGGCCTAGAACTTGAATTGCTCAATCAATCAAATGAACAGGCTTCTTTTTTAGATTATTTAGGGCCTGAAACATTAATTATTTTTGATGATCTTCTTGCCTTAGAAGATCGATACGCCTCTTTAATTAGCTTAGGAGCGAATAATAAATTTTTTAGTTCTATTGAAGAATTTCTTCATCTATTGACTCCCTATCAAAAAATGTTTTGGTCACAAAAACCAATTGAAGAGCTTAGTGAAGTCAAACACCTAGATTCTAAACAAAGCGGTTATTATTCTCAGACGACAATTTTTCACAAACTTAAGTTTCAAATGTTTAATCGTGATTGGACCGTTAAACGTTGGCGTCATCCTTTTAACACAATTACAAATTATTTTATTTCTCAAGAAGAACAAGGGGACTTTAATGGGGATGAAATTCTTTATCGTCTGCCTTCTCTTTCCCATGAAACTTTTAGACTTGATCTTTTATGTGCAAGTGAATTAGAAGAAAATAACTTACGTCAAAAACTCCTTTCAAATAATATCCATTTACCTAAGCAAACCACTTATCAAATCGGTTATCTCTCAAGTGGCCTTGTCATTCAAGATGAAGAATGGATGATTTTACCCTTAACGGAACTAACGCATAGATATAAAATAAGGCGACAAAAGCTTCGAAGTACCTATCATACCTCTCCTGCTGAAACATATGATTTGACTCCTGGAGAGGTAATAGTTCACTTAAATAATGGGATTGGACGTTATCTTGGAATCGAAAAAAGGGCTAACCACTTAGGCATTCTCAGTGAATTTTTCACAATCGAATATGCTGATCAAGCTAAGTTGTACGTTCCCTTTAATCAAGCACACCTTATCACTAAATATCTTGGATCCAATGAAGTCATTCCGAAATTACACACAATCGGGAGTAGTAAATGGAAAAAAACAAAGGAACATACAGAAAGAGCAATTCTAGGCTATGCTTCTGATTTACTCAAAAGCTACGCAGAACGAGAAATTAAAGAAGGCTTTGCTTATCCTATCGATTCTGCGGATTTACAATCTTTTGAAGGTGAATTTCCTTTTTCCGAAACCGAGGATCAATTGGCAGCCATCTCCAGCATTAAACAAGACATGATGTCTAAAAAAGCGATGGATCGTCTCATTTGCGGAGATGTAGGCTACGGTAAAACAGAAGTGGCTATGCGAGCGGCTTTCAAAGCTGTGACAGATGGAGCTAAACAAGTGGCGGTTTTAGTCCCCACAACAGTCTTAGCCATGCAACACTTCGATAATTTTCTAGATCGAATGGCTAATTTTCCAATTAATATTGGAATTCTTTCTCGCTTTCGTACTCAAAAGCAAATTCAAGAAACATTGGAAGGTATTGCTAACGGTTTTATTGACATCGTTATTGGAACACATCGCATTATTGGTGAAGATGTCAAATTCAAAGATTTAGGCCTTGTCATTATTGATGAAGAACAACGTTTTGGAGTAAAAGCCAAGGAACATCTCAAGAAAATTAAAATTGGAGTTGATTGTCTCACACTTTCTGCAACTCCTATCCCTCGTACTTTATACATGTCTCTCATTGGTGCAAGAGATATGTCAGTCATCAATACCCCTCCTCAGGATCGACTACCAACAAAGACTATTATCACAGAACCTAGCGATCAAATTATTCAGAATGCCCTTTTAAGAGAATTGTCTAGAGATGGTCAAGCATTTGTTATTCACAACCGTGTAGAATCAATCTACTCTGTTAGTAATCGAATTAAATCTCTTTTACCACAAGCACGTGTTTTAGTCGCACATGGACAAATGCACGCCGATGAAATCGATGCCACATTCCATGCTTTTAAAAGCGGTCAAGCAGATATCTTAGTCGCCACAACGATCGTGGAAAATGGAGTAGACATTCCTAACGCAAATACGATCTTAATTGATCGTGCAGATCATTTTGGTTTGGCGGCACTTTATCAACTTCGTGGAAGGGTTGGAAGATGGAATAGAAGAGCGTACGCTTATTTTTTGGTGCCCAACTTAAGAGTAATGCCTGAATTAACACGTAAGCGTCTTCAAGCATTATCTGAAGCGAGTGGATATGGAAGCGGAATGAAAGTGGCCATGCGAGATTTGGAAATCCGCGGGGCAGGTGACATTTTAGGCTTAGAGCAATCAGGACATGTATCTTCGATTGGATTTCACCTTTATTGTAAAATGCTAAAACGAACAATTCAGACATTGCAAGGCAAATTACCAAGCATCGTCACAGAAACCAAAATCGAATTAGCTATTGATGCCAGACTTCCAGAAGATTATGTCAATGAAGTCAGTTTACGTATGGAAGTTTATCAAAGATTGGGTGAAGCTTTTTCACTTGAAGAAGTGGATTCCATTTGGTCAGAAATTCGAGACCGATTTGGTCCTCCTCCAGAACCAGCGCAATGGCTCTATCATTTAACACGCATACGAGTCCACGCTTCTCGCTTTGGATTTACTCTCATCAAACAAGAAAAGCTTTCTTTAACAATGGAAAAAGGCAAAAAAGGTAAAGATCTTATAATTCGGAAAATTCTGATGCCAAAATTTAAATCTCCCCAAGAACTTGAAGCTAAAATTATAGCAGAATTAAACCAAAAATTCTAA
- a CDS encoding AI-2E family transporter yields the protein MENDKPFVEKRVVKRIFSPWYYNQYFKYSFGILLGLLIILVFSYVATTLSPIFNFVSSLFIPIVFSFLFYYLLRPLVCFFEHLKMSRFFSILLTYVLIGIVLVIFFAYLLPILATQIVAFANTSVETLEKVKNSSQTFVLPTGFKLDLEGEIERRLLNLIQYATAILSQNLLDIVGYLTRLATILAVIPFIVFYLLKDDHDFASGFLQHLPQDFGQNVRNILKNIDETLSNYINGLVLISFSVGSMLFIGYLIIGLKYALILSIMALVLTTIPYLGPFLAITPAVLTGLSHSPTMTLKVIAVFAIVQQTESNIVSPQIMGQRLNIHPLTLILLLLAAGSLYGLIGLLLATPFYAILKVLAENFYKIYLLRYPKMQAKLYQP from the coding sequence ATGGAAAATGATAAGCCTTTTGTAGAAAAGAGAGTCGTTAAAAGAATATTTTCTCCGTGGTATTATAACCAATATTTTAAATATTCTTTCGGAATTTTACTTGGTTTATTAATTATCTTGGTATTTTCGTATGTCGCTACTACTTTATCACCTATTTTTAACTTTGTTTCTTCTCTTTTTATTCCCATTGTTTTTTCTTTTTTATTTTACTATCTCTTAAGACCTTTAGTTTGTTTTTTTGAACATTTAAAAATGTCGCGCTTCTTTAGTATTTTATTGACCTATGTCTTGATTGGAATCGTATTAGTAATCTTTTTTGCTTATTTGCTTCCTATTTTAGCTACGCAAATTGTAGCTTTTGCTAATACCTCGGTAGAAACTTTGGAAAAAGTTAAAAACTCTTCCCAAACCTTTGTTTTACCAACTGGATTTAAACTTGATTTAGAGGGAGAAATTGAACGGAGGCTACTAAATTTAATCCAATACGCGACAGCAATTTTGAGTCAAAATTTATTAGATATTGTAGGATATCTTACACGTTTAGCCACAATTTTAGCAGTCATCCCCTTCATAGTCTTTTATTTGTTAAAAGACGATCATGATTTTGCTTCGGGATTTTTACAGCATCTTCCTCAAGATTTTGGACAAAATGTGCGCAATATTTTAAAAAATATAGATGAAACGCTATCCAATTATATTAATGGACTCGTATTAATTTCTTTTAGTGTTGGAAGTATGTTATTTATAGGCTATTTAATCATTGGGTTAAAGTACGCTTTGATCTTATCGATTATGGCTTTAGTTTTAACAACGATTCCTTATTTGGGGCCTTTTTTAGCTATTACGCCCGCTGTATTAACAGGGTTATCACATAGCCCTACAATGACTTTAAAAGTCATTGCAGTATTCGCTATTGTTCAACAAACGGAATCAAATATTGTGTCTCCACAAATTATGGGACAAAGGCTAAATATTCATCCTTTAACTCTCATTTTACTTCTTTTAGCAGCAGGATCTCTGTATGGGTTAATAGGATTATTATTAGCCACACCTTTCTACGCCATTTTAAAAGTATTAGCCGAAAATTTTTATAAAATATACCTTCTTCGTTATCCAAAGATGCAGGCTAAACTATACCAGCCTTAA
- a CDS encoding SycD/LcrH family type III secretion system chaperone yields MKTHRHVDLEKLEEIKRICFLHLLEDGLLSKSSFDLDPEKMTKLYSRAYQLYTAGKFQNAQAIFSLLALVEYNEFNFIYGWASCCLMLKEYEKAAEGYIRCGMLDLKNPLPYFYAADCYLNKQERVSACIALQIVIRRAQLNSQYSEIQKRAEMTLETLMPSQQKTKQPRHHDY; encoded by the coding sequence ATGAAAACTCATCGGCATGTCGATTTAGAAAAATTGGAGGAAATTAAGCGTATTTGCTTTTTACATCTTCTGGAAGATGGATTATTATCAAAAAGTTCTTTTGATTTAGATCCAGAAAAAATGACAAAGCTTTACTCTAGAGCCTATCAATTATATACGGCTGGTAAATTTCAAAACGCTCAAGCAATATTTAGTTTGTTAGCTCTTGTAGAATATAATGAATTTAATTTTATTTACGGTTGGGCAAGCTGCTGTTTGATGTTGAAAGAATATGAAAAAGCAGCTGAAGGTTACATTCGATGTGGAATGCTTGATCTTAAAAACCCTCTTCCTTACTTTTATGCAGCAGACTGTTATTTGAATAAACAGGAACGAGTTTCAGCATGTATTGCACTGCAGATTGTGATTAGACGAGCGCAATTAAATTCTCAATACTCTGAAATTCAAAAACGAGCGGAGATGACATTAGAAACATTAATGCCTAGTCAACAAAAAACAAAACAGCCGAGGCATCATGACTATTAA